The Phormidium ambiguum IAM M-71 genome contains a region encoding:
- a CDS encoding hemerythrin domain-containing protein, with protein sequence MVKSLDDVKRSAIATELADMAELQKLLIANEQKFISEISDPDIRDRFQKMLADDQKNMGVLETVMVQYGVKGEPRDVTKKMIEQVQQLMSGSELKLFQKVGQHELLKHKQVMCGLLVHKCSQVVGADVAVAIGPLNTINFENRAHQEQLKGVIEILGTRELTGKEPEQGLWGRVQDAVAALSGVFGSAVTQNSDKKDMDIRDLIRLDHNKVNTIFTEIGATEDAAKLEELFGQMYKDLVAHAKAEEQVVYPKVRSFYGNENTQELFDEQAEMERMLNEIKSISPANSQFKEKIKQLMEAVGDHVRQEESTMFAAIGKNFNEKEREQLASEFKSAKSKIQEQMAASMKK encoded by the coding sequence ATGGTAAAAAGTTTAGATGATGTTAAACGTTCTGCTATTGCTACAGAATTGGCAGATATGGCAGAATTGCAAAAGTTGCTGATTGCTAATGAGCAAAAATTTATTTCGGAAATTTCCGATCCTGATATCCGCGATCGCTTCCAAAAAATGTTGGCTGACGATCAGAAGAATATGGGTGTTTTAGAAACTGTAATGGTGCAGTATGGTGTCAAAGGGGAACCCCGCGATGTCACCAAGAAAATGATTGAACAAGTTCAGCAATTAATGTCTGGTTCGGAATTAAAATTATTCCAAAAAGTAGGACAGCATGAACTATTAAAGCATAAGCAAGTAATGTGTGGACTTTTAGTTCATAAATGCTCGCAAGTTGTGGGTGCTGATGTTGCAGTAGCGATCGGTCCTTTAAACACAATTAACTTTGAAAATCGCGCTCATCAAGAACAACTCAAAGGAGTAATTGAAATTCTTGGTACTCGTGAATTAACTGGCAAAGAACCCGAACAAGGACTGTGGGGAAGAGTACAAGATGCAGTCGCCGCTTTATCAGGTGTATTTGGTAGCGCCGTTACCCAAAACTCTGATAAAAAAGATATGGATATCCGCGATCTAATCAGATTAGATCACAATAAAGTGAATACCATTTTCACGGAAATTGGTGCTACTGAAGATGCTGCCAAACTAGAAGAACTCTTCGGCCAAATGTACAAGGATTTAGTGGCACACGCCAAAGCCGAAGAACAAGTTGTTTATCCAAAAGTTCGTTCTTTCTACGGGAATGAAAACACCCAAGAACTGTTTGACGAACAAGCAGAAATGGAGCGAATGTTGAACGAAATTAAGTCAATTAGTCCTGCTAATTCCCAATTCAAAGAAAAAATTAAGCAACTTATGGAAGCAGTAGGCGATCACGTTCGTCAAGAAGAAAGCACAATGTTCGCTGCAATTGGCAAGAATTTCAACGAAAAAGAGCGCGAACAATTAGCTAGCGAATTCAAATCAGCTAAGAGCAAGATTCAAGAACAAATGGCTGCTTCCATGAAGAAGTAG
- a CDS encoding hemerythrin domain-containing protein yields MVSTLDDTKRTAIATKLADMKAIQNLIISNEQMLLNACGDKEICDRIREMLNDDQKNLGVLDTVIVQYGVKAEPKQTTQELIEKAQKMMQSSELSLYEKFSQHELLKHGQVMKGLLVHKAAQVVGADIEAAITPLNTINFENRAHQEQLKGVLEILGVRELTGKDPDQGIWARVQDAVAAFSGVAGSVITQNSGMSDMTIEQIIRMDHAKANTLFMEIEGAKDPLKAQEFFGQLYKDLTAHAKAEEQVVYPAIRPYYPKTQDLYQEQAEQERMLNEIKSMSPSSPQFKEKVKQLAQMTQHHVNQEENEMFAKIRDNFSSEQQQQMATEFKAAKSKLQDQMAAMK; encoded by the coding sequence ATGGTATCGACTCTTGACGACACCAAACGCACTGCTATTGCGACTAAATTAGCAGATATGAAAGCTATCCAAAACTTAATCATTAGCAATGAGCAAATGCTGTTGAACGCTTGCGGAGATAAAGAAATCTGCGATCGAATTCGGGAGATGCTTAATGATGACCAGAAAAATCTGGGCGTTTTAGATACAGTAATTGTTCAATATGGTGTCAAAGCAGAGCCGAAACAAACGACTCAAGAATTGATTGAAAAAGCTCAGAAAATGATGCAAAGTTCTGAGTTATCTTTGTATGAAAAGTTCTCCCAACATGAACTTTTGAAACATGGTCAAGTAATGAAGGGTTTGTTAGTTCATAAAGCCGCGCAAGTTGTTGGCGCTGATATCGAAGCTGCAATCACTCCTTTAAACACCATCAATTTTGAAAATCGGGCGCACCAAGAACAATTGAAAGGTGTTTTAGAAATTCTGGGTGTCCGGGAACTAACAGGAAAAGACCCCGATCAAGGTATTTGGGCGAGAGTTCAAGATGCGGTTGCTGCTTTCTCTGGTGTTGCGGGTAGCGTGATCACCCAAAATTCTGGAATGTCCGATATGACAATTGAGCAAATTATTCGCATGGATCACGCCAAAGCTAACACTTTGTTCATGGAAATTGAAGGTGCTAAAGATCCTCTAAAAGCACAAGAATTCTTTGGTCAACTTTACAAAGATTTGACTGCACACGCCAAGGCAGAAGAACAAGTTGTTTACCCAGCAATTCGTCCTTATTACCCAAAGACACAAGACTTGTATCAAGAGCAAGCTGAACAAGAAAGAATGCTCAACGAAATTAAGTCTATGAGTCCTTCTTCTCCACAATTCAAAGAAAAAGTGAAGCAGTTAGCGCAAATGACTCAACATCACGTTAATCAAGAAGAAAACGAAATGTTTGCTAAGATTCGGGACAATTTCAGCAGCGAGCAACAGCAACAAATGGCGACTGAATTCAAAGCTGCTAAGAGCAAATTGCAAGACCAAATGGCTGCGATGAAATAA
- a CDS encoding DUF2231 domain-containing protein, with product MTQTPNLPPLIESNQSEYQDSGVTSTVAIAGHPIHPVIVTLPIAFLVAAPVCDLVYFWTKDLFWAKGAFWLIAAGVATGLLAAATGLMDFFGIERVRKRTAGWAHMIINIVVLTLTIVNLILRWGNVAGAIIPTGLIISIIVALLLGLSGWYGGELVYRHKIAVIGYTDRHS from the coding sequence ATGACACAGACTCCAAATCTTCCCCCACTTATTGAAAGCAATCAATCAGAATATCAAGATAGCGGTGTGACCAGCACAGTAGCGATCGCAGGACATCCAATACATCCAGTAATTGTTACTTTACCAATTGCTTTCTTGGTTGCAGCACCAGTCTGCGATTTAGTCTATTTTTGGACAAAAGATTTGTTTTGGGCAAAAGGTGCTTTTTGGCTAATAGCTGCTGGAGTAGCAACAGGTTTATTAGCAGCAGCTACAGGATTAATGGACTTTTTTGGTATAGAAAGAGTCCGCAAACGTACCGCAGGTTGGGCACACATGATTATCAACATTGTGGTTTTAACTCTCACAATTGTTAACTTAATCTTACGTTGGGGAAATGTTGCTGGAGCCATTATACCCACAGGATTAATTATTTCTATTATTGTGGCATTGCTGCTGGGTCTTTCTGGTTGGTATGGCGGTGAATTAGTATATCGCCACAAAATAGCTGTGATTGGCTATACCGATCGCCATTCGTAA
- a CDS encoding DUF2809 domain-containing protein, whose protein sequence is MSYKKSQIRKLTLISLIIVTPLGFLTKFYHGPAQSWINHYAGDILYQIFWCLLIFFFFPTHSAIKKIPIGVFIFNSIIEFLQLWKPPFLEGFRYTFWGRMTLGTQFDRQDFLYYLIGSFIGWLWLRQLWRKGNNYEKTS, encoded by the coding sequence TTGAGTTACAAAAAAAGCCAAATTCGTAAATTAACTCTCATTTCACTAATAATTGTTACACCTTTAGGCTTTTTGACTAAATTTTATCATGGCCCTGCTCAATCATGGATTAATCATTATGCCGGAGACATTCTCTACCAAATATTTTGGTGTCTCCTGATCTTTTTTTTCTTTCCTACTCATTCTGCCATCAAAAAAATCCCGATAGGGGTTTTCATTTTTAATAGTATAATAGAGTTTCTCCAACTGTGGAAACCACCATTTTTAGAAGGATTTCGCTATACTTTTTGGGGAAGAATGACACTAGGAACTCAATTCGATCGGCAAGATTTTCTTTACTATTTAATAGGTAGTTTTATTGGTTGGTTATGGTTGCGTCAACTTTGGCGCAAAGGCAACAATTATGAAAAAACAAGTTAA
- a CDS encoding DUF167 domain-containing protein has protein sequence MKKQVKVKPNSKQQSIQETADGSLIIHLKSPPVDGKANEELIKLLAEKFQVSKSQITIKSGISSRIKLVEIDTNS, from the coding sequence ATGAAAAAACAAGTTAAAGTTAAACCAAACTCTAAACAACAAAGTATTCAAGAAACAGCTGATGGTAGCTTAATTATACATTTAAAATCACCACCAGTTGACGGCAAAGCAAATGAAGAATTAATTAAACTATTGGCAGAAAAGTTTCAGGTATCCAAATCTCAAATTACTATTAAATCAGGTATATCTTCAAGAATCAAGTTAGTTGAAATAGACACAAATTCCTAA
- a CDS encoding glutathione S-transferase family protein has translation MYKLYEFFSSGNCYKIRLLLTQLNLPFQRIQIDILKGESRTPEFLSKNPNGRIPVLETETGQFLAESNAILFYLSEGTDFLPNDSFEKAQVLQWLFFEQYSHEPYIATSRYWISILGKAEEYRDALNQKRAGGEAALRVMERHLTEHKFFVAERYTIADIALFAYTHVADEGGFDLSEFPGIQAWIKRVKAQPKHISITQQV, from the coding sequence ATGTATAAATTATACGAATTTTTCTCTTCAGGTAACTGCTATAAAATCCGACTTTTGTTAACTCAATTAAATCTTCCATTTCAAAGAATCCAAATTGACATTCTGAAAGGAGAAAGCCGAACTCCTGAGTTTTTAAGCAAAAATCCTAATGGGAGAATTCCAGTTTTGGAGACGGAAACTGGGCAATTTTTAGCGGAATCAAATGCCATTCTTTTTTATTTGAGTGAAGGGACTGATTTTTTACCAAACGACTCTTTTGAAAAGGCGCAAGTCTTGCAATGGTTGTTTTTTGAACAGTACAGTCACGAACCTTATATTGCTACTTCTCGATATTGGATTTCTATCTTAGGAAAAGCGGAAGAATATCGGGATGCACTCAACCAAAAAAGAGCCGGAGGTGAGGCTGCATTAAGAGTAATGGAAAGGCATTTAACTGAACATAAATTTTTTGTTGCTGAACGTTATACTATCGCTGATATTGCTTTGTTTGCTTATACTCATGTAGCAGATGAAGGAGGTTTTGATTTATCAGAATTTCCAGGTATTCAGGCTTGGATAAAAAGAGTAAAAGCACAACCAAAACATATCAGTATTACACAACAAGTATAG
- a CDS encoding SOS response-associated peptidase: MCGRYSFTQLAEAITEKFQVKEVPSLSPRYNIAPTQQVATISIDSESAERQFKMLRWGLIPSWAKDAKMGAKLINARAETVAEKPAFRAAFKKRRCLILADGFYEWQSQNGEKKPFYFRLENGEPFAFAGLWEHWDKGEDEPIETCTILTTEANELMRSIHARMPVILDSKNYEQWLDPETKKIELLQSFLQTYPSEEMTAYPVSTKVNSPKNDRPECIIPI; this comes from the coding sequence ATGTGTGGCAGATACAGTTTTACCCAATTAGCTGAAGCAATAACAGAGAAGTTTCAGGTTAAAGAAGTTCCTTCTCTTTCTCCTAGATACAACATTGCTCCAACTCAACAAGTAGCAACAATTTCCATCGATTCTGAAAGTGCGGAACGCCAGTTTAAAATGTTACGTTGGGGTTTAATCCCCAGTTGGGCAAAAGATGCGAAGATGGGGGCAAAATTAATTAATGCTAGAGCGGAAACAGTTGCAGAAAAACCAGCTTTTCGTGCAGCTTTTAAAAAGCGCCGTTGTTTAATTTTAGCTGATGGTTTTTATGAATGGCAGAGCCAAAATGGAGAAAAAAAACCCTTTTATTTTCGCTTGGAAAATGGCGAACCTTTCGCTTTTGCAGGTTTGTGGGAACATTGGGATAAAGGGGAGGATGAACCAATCGAAACTTGTACAATTTTGACGACAGAAGCTAATGAATTAATGCGCTCTATTCACGCTCGAATGCCTGTAATTCTTGACTCCAAAAATTACGAACAATGGTTAGATCCAGAAACGAAAAAAATCGAGTTGTTACAATCGTTTCTGCAAACCTACCCCTCAGAAGAAATGACGGCTTATCCTGTTAGTACAAAAGTAAATAGCCCAAAAAACGATCGCCCAGAATGTATCATACCTATCTAA
- a CDS encoding zinc ribbon domain-containing protein yields the protein MITYLGNLGSGQQVYVENQGTQTLVTLFSSSPGQQQSQSNSFHTGSWVQPPALFRTASGAILQIQTQSGNHFVRLQTSGMSSLNETPYLSNAEKIPLQETEKNPASTMPPMQPIKPMKPMEPMKPMEPMRMGDMEMQMSPTMQMRMGNMELKMPPMGEQLPAKGGFCTQCGNSVTEQDKFCARCGHQLR from the coding sequence ATGATTACTTACTTAGGCAACCTGGGTAGTGGACAACAAGTTTACGTTGAAAATCAGGGAACGCAAACCTTAGTCACACTTTTCAGCAGTAGTCCGGGACAACAACAAAGTCAAAGCAACAGTTTTCACACAGGTTCTTGGGTACAACCGCCAGCTTTATTTCGCACTGCATCTGGCGCAATTTTGCAAATCCAAACTCAATCAGGAAATCATTTTGTACGTCTGCAAACTAGTGGAATGAGTAGTTTAAATGAAACTCCTTATTTAAGCAATGCAGAAAAGATTCCCCTGCAAGAAACGGAAAAAAATCCCGCTTCGACAATGCCACCAATGCAACCAATAAAACCTATGAAGCCAATGGAACCAATGAAACCAATGGAACCGATGCGAATGGGTGATATGGAAATGCAAATGTCGCCAACAATGCAAATGCGAATGGGAAATATGGAGTTAAAAATGCCACCAATGGGAGAACAATTACCCGCAAAAGGTGGCTTTTGTACTCAATGTGGTAATTCTGTAACTGAACAAGATAAGTTTTGTGCTCGTTGCGGACATCAACTTAGATAG
- a CDS encoding YiaA/YiaB family inner membrane protein produces the protein MQQPLNNQKDTTAWIVQVWLSFTLSLSVTSIGIFYLPVDGWIKGYMGMGLLFSVGSTFTLAKTVRDNHEAAKLTARIDEARVEKILTEHHPLK, from the coding sequence ATGCAACAACCACTTAACAATCAAAAAGATACAACAGCTTGGATTGTTCAAGTTTGGCTCTCTTTTACTCTTTCTCTTTCCGTTACTTCCATCGGGATATTTTATCTCCCTGTAGATGGTTGGATCAAAGGTTATATGGGAATGGGTTTACTATTTTCTGTAGGTTCTACTTTTACTTTAGCTAAAACTGTTAGAGATAATCATGAAGCCGCCAAATTAACGGCGAGAATCGACGAAGCTAGAGTTGAAAAAATCTTAACTGAGCATCATCCTTTAAAGTAA
- a CDS encoding nucleotidyltransferase family protein, translating to MKNLKTKLKSSLNFPSLVIDSQSPITNPRSLITLILRGRWDKTALEVAREIATNSNLDWDNLSKIVYIEALAPLLYRILRNENWLPENIQKEWNNAYYQNACRNTLLLRELSNVLQSLAAVEVDVIVLKGAALAEKVYGDIAARQMVDLDLLIHPKDLPIVREVVANLGYQLAGVEMQSGFNEEFRNEEIHWKRGLVDVNLDVHWKLVSPAYYQRTFLTDWFWETAIQTTISGSPALILGNEAQIVYLCAHLMLHHGGNSLLWVHDIAEAIAFSPSSIDWDLVIAKAQSYNLVLSIQQILLRVADEWKVEIPANVRSQLAILKPSREEVRAFSWQNQTMILRLFDDLAGAKDWLTRFRIAWETLFPSRAYMQQRYQISHPLLIPFYYPYRWLRGLRKISG from the coding sequence ATGAAAAACCTAAAAACAAAACTTAAATCTTCATTAAATTTTCCTTCATTAGTTATTGATTCCCAATCTCCAATTACTAATCCTCGATCGCTAATTACTTTAATTTTGCGAGGGAGGTGGGATAAAACAGCCTTGGAAGTAGCGCGGGAAATAGCAACAAATAGTAATTTGGATTGGGATAATTTATCTAAAATTGTATATATTGAAGCTTTGGCTCCTTTGCTTTATCGAATTTTACGAAATGAGAATTGGTTGCCGGAAAATATCCAAAAAGAATGGAACAATGCCTATTATCAAAATGCTTGTCGCAATACTTTGTTACTGCGAGAATTGAGTAATGTTTTGCAAAGTTTGGCAGCTGTTGAAGTAGATGTAATAGTCCTCAAAGGTGCAGCTTTGGCAGAAAAAGTTTATGGTGATATTGCTGCTAGACAGATGGTAGATTTGGATTTACTAATTCATCCGAAAGATTTACCAATTGTGAGAGAAGTTGTGGCGAATTTGGGTTATCAACTTGCAGGTGTGGAAATGCAATCTGGGTTTAATGAAGAGTTTCGCAATGAAGAAATTCATTGGAAGCGGGGATTAGTAGATGTAAATTTAGATGTGCATTGGAAATTAGTTAGCCCAGCTTATTATCAACGAACTTTTCTGACTGATTGGTTTTGGGAAACGGCGATACAAACTACAATTAGTGGTTCTCCAGCTTTGATTTTAGGTAATGAGGCGCAAATTGTTTATTTGTGCGCTCATTTAATGTTGCATCACGGAGGAAATAGTTTACTTTGGGTGCATGATATTGCTGAGGCGATCGCTTTTTCTCCCTCATCAATTGATTGGGATTTAGTTATTGCGAAGGCACAAAGTTACAATTTGGTATTATCAATTCAACAAATTTTACTGCGGGTAGCTGATGAATGGAAAGTGGAAATTCCGGCAAATGTGCGATCGCAATTAGCGATTTTAAAACCTTCTAGAGAAGAAGTTAGAGCTTTTTCTTGGCAAAATCAAACAATGATTTTACGTTTATTTGATGATTTAGCAGGTGCAAAAGATTGGCTAACTCGTTTTCGTATTGCTTGGGAAACATTATTTCCTAGCCGCGCTTATATGCAACAACGTTACCAAATTTCCCATCCTTTACTTATTCCTTTTTATTATCCCTATCGCTGGTTACGTGGTTTGAGAAAAATCTCTGGTTGA
- a CDS encoding ABC transporter ATP-binding protein, whose translation MKKFSFLKQKLSNGFSQLPYLFQAFNLVWQAAKKWTFIWAVLLIIQGLLPVATVYLTQQLVDSLVAALNVGVSKENAIPILILVAVMGGILLLTQVLGSFLNWVRTVQAELVKDYISCLIHKKSLEVDFAFYESAEYFDRLHRARQDAFYRPTALLENSGSLVQNGITLIAMAAVLTQFGVWIPAALLISTLPAFAVILNYSKQNYEWWLKATADERRSWYYYWLLTEKDSAAELRIFELGDYFQSAYQSLRRKLRAEKIKLAKNESLANLGASAIALLITAFALTWMVLQVLQKRVTLGDLALFYQAFNQGQTLMRNLLQNLGQVYSNMLFLGNLFEFLELSPQVIDPLQPKSIPRNLDRAIKFENVSFWYPGSNKAALENFNLTIPSGKIIAIVGANGAGKSTLLKLLCRLYDPQQGKITWDGIDLRDLPIQKLRRSITVLFQQPVNYNASVAENIALGDLLATAKLPEIANAAEAAGATEIIDRLPDNYHTILGKLFTGGIELSGGEWQRIALARAFLRQAPLIILDEPTSAMDSWAEADWLERFCQLAKGRTAIIITHRFTIARRADIIHVMSDGEIVESGCHDELLTLGCLYAQSWKTQIQAN comes from the coding sequence ATGAAGAAATTTAGCTTTTTAAAGCAGAAATTAAGCAATGGTTTTAGTCAGTTACCCTATTTATTTCAGGCTTTTAATTTAGTTTGGCAAGCTGCGAAAAAATGGACTTTTATTTGGGCAGTTTTGTTAATTATTCAAGGGTTATTACCAGTCGCTACTGTTTATTTAACTCAGCAATTAGTAGATAGTTTGGTAGCGGCTTTAAATGTCGGTGTTTCTAAGGAAAATGCTATCCCCATTCTCATTTTAGTTGCTGTGATGGGAGGTATTTTATTATTAACTCAAGTGTTGGGAAGTTTCTTGAATTGGGTGCGTACTGTTCAAGCCGAATTAGTTAAAGATTATATTAGTTGTTTGATTCATAAAAAGTCGCTGGAAGTGGATTTTGCTTTTTATGAATCGGCGGAATATTTCGATCGCTTACACCGCGCCAGACAAGATGCTTTTTATCGTCCAACTGCTTTATTAGAAAATAGTGGAAGTTTGGTACAAAATGGTATTACTTTAATCGCAATGGCAGCAGTTTTAACTCAATTTGGAGTTTGGATTCCTGCGGCATTGTTAATTAGTACTTTACCTGCTTTTGCAGTAATTTTAAATTATAGTAAACAAAATTATGAATGGTGGCTCAAAGCAACTGCTGATGAAAGACGTAGCTGGTATTATTATTGGTTACTAACTGAAAAAGATTCGGCGGCGGAGTTAAGAATTTTTGAATTAGGGGATTATTTTCAATCTGCTTATCAAAGTTTACGACGCAAGTTAAGAGCCGAAAAAATTAAATTAGCAAAGAATGAAAGTTTAGCGAATTTAGGTGCTAGTGCGATCGCACTTTTAATCACTGCCTTTGCTTTAACTTGGATGGTATTACAAGTTTTACAAAAACGAGTGACTTTGGGAGATTTAGCATTATTTTATCAAGCTTTTAACCAAGGTCAAACATTAATGCGAAATTTGCTGCAAAACTTAGGACAAGTTTACAGCAATATGCTATTTTTAGGTAATCTTTTCGAGTTTTTAGAATTATCTCCCCAAGTAATAGATCCTCTTCAACCAAAATCAATTCCCAGGAACTTAGATCGAGCAATCAAATTTGAAAATGTTTCTTTCTGGTATCCAGGTAGTAACAAAGCTGCTTTAGAAAACTTTAATTTAACAATTCCATCCGGCAAAATTATCGCCATTGTCGGTGCTAATGGTGCAGGTAAAAGTACTTTGTTAAAATTGCTTTGTCGCTTATACGATCCGCAACAAGGAAAAATAACTTGGGATGGAATAGACTTGCGCGATTTGCCAATTCAAAAATTACGCAGATCAATTACTGTTTTATTTCAACAACCTGTTAATTATAACGCTTCTGTTGCTGAAAATATTGCCTTGGGTGACTTATTAGCTACTGCCAAATTACCAGAAATAGCCAATGCTGCTGAAGCTGCGGGAGCAACAGAAATTATCGATCGTTTACCTGATAATTACCACACAATATTGGGTAAATTATTTACAGGTGGCATAGAACTTAGCGGTGGTGAATGGCAAAGAATTGCTTTAGCAAGGGCTTTTTTACGTCAGGCTCCTTTAATTATTTTAGATGAGCCAACCAGCGCGATGGATTCTTGGGCAGAAGCAGATTGGTTAGAGCGATTTTGCCAATTAGCTAAGGGGAGAACAGCTATTATTATTACTCATCGCTTTACTATTGCTAGACGTGCTGACATCATTCATGTTATGTCAGATGGTGAAATTGTAGAATCAGGGTGCCATGATGAGTTATTAACTCTTGGATGTCTTTATGCTCAATCGTGGAAAACTCAAATCCAGGCAAATTAA
- a CDS encoding 50S ribosomal protein L11 methyltransferase has product MYSISGYGSMIADKGRMDAYVKALRQTVKPGSVVVDIGTGTGIFALLACQLGARKVYAIEPSDAIQVAQEIAKKNGYSDRIIFLQNISTKITIPELADVIVSDIRGMLPLFQQHIPTIIDARKRLLAEGGILIPQRDTLWATIVEAPHLYDRIVDVWEHNIYGLDMTAARQIVINNWSQGWVAPAQVLTVPQSWATLDYPTIESPDVCAELSWTVARNGTGYGISIWFDAMLAEGVSFSTAPGMPQLVYGNGFLPWLKPVFLEIGDQISVSLQANLVGNNYVWRWHSSVFSQGDSSQVKANFQQSTFFATPLSWENLRKTSSAYLPILNEEGEIDRFILELMSKGIVLGDIATQVQEKFPTCFANWQDALTRVGNLAQKYSK; this is encoded by the coding sequence ATGTATAGTATTTCTGGATATGGCAGCATGATTGCTGATAAAGGGCGTATGGATGCTTATGTTAAGGCACTGCGTCAAACTGTGAAACCTGGTTCTGTGGTAGTGGATATCGGAACTGGTACGGGAATTTTTGCTTTGCTGGCTTGTCAGTTAGGGGCGCGAAAAGTTTATGCTATTGAACCTAGTGATGCTATCCAGGTAGCGCAAGAAATTGCGAAAAAAAATGGTTATAGCGATCGCATTATTTTTCTACAAAATATTTCAACAAAAATAACCATACCCGAATTAGCTGATGTAATTGTATCAGATATTCGCGGGATGTTGCCATTATTTCAACAACATATTCCGACTATTATTGATGCAAGAAAAAGGTTGCTTGCTGAAGGGGGAATTTTAATTCCACAGCGCGATACTTTGTGGGCGACAATAGTGGAAGCGCCGCATTTGTACGATCGCATTGTCGATGTTTGGGAGCATAATATTTATGGTTTAGATATGACTGCGGCGCGTCAAATTGTGATTAATAATTGGAGTCAAGGTTGGGTAGCACCAGCGCAAGTTTTAACTGTGCCACAATCTTGGGCAACTTTAGATTATCCTACTATAGAAAGTCCTGATGTTTGTGCTGAATTAAGTTGGACTGTAGCTCGGAATGGTACGGGTTATGGTATTAGTATTTGGTTTGATGCAATGTTGGCAGAAGGGGTGAGTTTTTCTACTGCACCAGGTATGCCACAACTCGTTTATGGTAATGGTTTTCTGCCTTGGTTAAAGCCTGTGTTTTTAGAAATTGGCGATCAAATTTCCGTAAGTTTACAGGCTAATTTGGTAGGTAATAATTATGTTTGGCGGTGGCATAGTTCGGTTTTTTCGCAAGGTGATTCTAGTCAAGTTAAGGCAAATTTTCAGCAATCAACTTTTTTCGCTACGCCACTTTCTTGGGAAAATTTGCGGAAGACGAGTTCTGCTTATTTACCGATTTTGAATGAGGAGGGAGAGATCGATCGCTTTATTTTAGAATTAATGAGCAAAGGTATAGTGTTGGGTGATATTGCGACTCAAGTTCAGGAAAAGTTTCCTACTTGTTTTGCTAATTGGCAGGATGCTTTAACAAGGGTTGGTAATCTGGCTCAGAAATATAGTAAATAA